The stretch of DNA TTTGGTAATCAACGATTATCCACCCAAGGCTTAGCGATGGATCTGGTGCAAGAAACAATGACAGCAGTGTGGACTAAGGCGCATCTATTTGACGCAGACAAAGGCGCTGTAACAACTTGGATATTCACCATTATGCGCAATCGCTGTTTTGATATGCTGCGCAAAGTTCAGCACAACAGAGAAGATACGGTCAGTGATGATATTTGGCCTATTTTTGAAACCGTTGAGCATGTCGAGCCAGAAGATCACATGCTGACCAACAAGTTAATGAAGCATGTCGATGAGCTACCACCACTACAGCAGCAAATTGTCAGGGGGATATACTTACAAGAGCTAAGCCAGCAGGAACTCGCAAGTAAACTGAATGTTCCTCTAGGCACCGTTAAATCAAGATTAAGATTGGGTTTGGTCAAACTTAGAAGCATTTTGGAGAAACACCATGATTAATTACCATCCAAATGATGACATGTTACTTGAACATGCTAAGGGCTGCCTCAATCTAGCAATGACAACCGCGTTATCTGCTCATTGTGAACTTTGCTCAATATGCCAAGAAAAACTGACCACTATGACTCAGCAGCATGCACATATTGCATTAATTGAAGAAGATGCCGCGGCTGATGAACTAGAAACCAGTATTGACCTTGATGATATGTT from Shewanella sp. Choline-02u-19 encodes:
- a CDS encoding sigma-70 family RNA polymerase sigma factor, producing the protein MQNIQSQRSQSRYAKGYVLYNKPYMEEKNSDITTEQLKEKLISVANSRSRSDYAMLFSYFAPKILAFGNQRLSTQGLAMDLVQETMTAVWTKAHLFDADKGAVTTWIFTIMRNRCFDMLRKVQHNREDTVSDDIWPIFETVEHVEPEDHMLTNKLMKHVDELPPLQQQIVRGIYLQELSQQELASKLNVPLGTVKSRLRLGLVKLRSILEKHHD